Genomic segment of Streptomyces alboniger:
CCGTCACATACCCCGGGGCTCCACCCTTGGACGACCTCTTAGCAATGCCTCTGCCAGGGGCCTAGGTACGAACTGTCGATTTCGTATCGGCCGGCTCCTGGCACCTTGAGGCGCACCCACTCGCCCTCACGTTCGATGCAGCCGGCGTTGGTTCGCAACCAGGGCGAATAGGCGATGCGCAGACTTACCGCCCCCTGTCTCCGGGTGCGGAGGGTGAGCTTGGCGTTGTCGCTGCCGATCACAGATGCACCAGCGCCGGTGGCCATGGGGCGGGCGTTTTTGACTGCGTAGATCCGCCAGTTGGCGTCGTGCCACACCGGCTTCAGCCAGTTGGGCTCGCTCTTTACGAGTCTGGCCTCATCCTTCGCCGCGAAGTCGGGCTCACCGGTCGGCAGAATGACGTACTTTACTGCCCAGTTGTTGAGCCAGGAGCGGTACTTCGCGGCCGAGAACCGGCCCTCGTAGAAGAGGTCACCTCGCTCCACGTCCACCTGTCGATTCCATCCACGGGCGAGATTCACATAATGGCCAAGCACGGTGGTCTCCCGGTGATTGATCGCCGGCACGACCTCCACGCGGGTTCGGTCCGCGTCCAGCCGGTCCAGCGCCGCCAGTACGCCACGCGCTTGTGTGGCCCACGCCGGCACTGGTGTCGACATCTTCGTCACATGAATGGTGTGCGACGTGACCCATTGGGTGGAGAGTACGAGTCCGACACCGAGCGCCGCCTTTTGTAGCAGGCGCCCCTTCCCGGTGAGGAGCGCGGCGAGCAGTACCGGACCGCCGAACAGCTCAGCCAGCCGGACGACATTGGCTCCCACGGGCGTGGGGATCAGTGCCGACAGGACGACGCCGAGCGCGTAGGTCGCGGAGCTGTAGCGAAGCACCCGCCAATCAGGCGGGGCGAACGCGGCAAGCAGCACACTGAAGAGGATCGGCTTCCACAGATCGCTCGTGGACATGGGCATCACGCCGCTGAAGGGGAAGAGCAGCGTCGTCAGGCCCACCACCGCAGTGGGAGGAGTACACAGTGCGAGGGCTTTGCCGAAGTCTCGGTTCAGGAGCCAGCCCGTGCCACACACGAGAAGGAACAGTCCTGCCACCGGGCTGGCCATCGTTGCCAGCGTGCTGAACACGCCGGCCGCAACAAGCCGCCGGCTTCTTCCCATCAACATCAGACACGATGCCAAGGCCAGCGCGACGCCCAGTGCGAAGGTGGACCGCCCCGAAGCGACGTTGCCCCACAAGAACAGCACCGCCAGGAGCGTGGGCCACATCGGGTTGCGGATGCCGCTGCGTACGAACACGCAGCCGATCAGCCATGAAGCGGCAACACCTGAGGCCACGGTGACGGTTCGCACGCCGAGCAGTGCCATCAGTTGGGGGGCCAGGACACTGTAATTTCCTACATGGACGCCGCCGTACCAGCCGAGGCTGTAAGGCGATCCAGGGTGCTCGGCAACAAACCGGGTCCAGGAAACCTGTGCGGCGAGATCCCCGCCTCCAGTGGCGAGGAAGACGGCCCATAGGATGTATGCGGGAAGGGCGAGAATGCCGGCCGAGACGGGGACGCGATGCCGCTTGCAAAAGGGGCGCAGCCGCCTCGGCCCGACGGGAGAGCTGTTCTTTTTTTGGGCAGGCAGTCCAGTCGTCGACGAGGCAGTGGATGCCACTGATGATTCCGTTCAGTAATTTTGCCGAGAGACCGCCCACCCTGTAGGTCAATCCCGAAGCGGCAGCTATTCCCCAGGAAGCGCCAGCCGGACGTTATGCAGGTAGCGCCTGTTTGAGCTTTTCAGATCATCGAAATAAGGCTTGTCTCTGTTGATCTCTATCTCCTCCAGCCTTTTCTGTCGAGAGCCAGATGGCGACCAGGTCAGTCTTCTTCTTGCATCTGACGTCAGACGCTGCGATGGCGATCTCTCGTTCTGTTGGATCGCCCTCCCCTGCCCACTTCCTGGCAGCCCCCCAGGGGGTTGCGTAGTCAAAACCGGCCGCTTTCATGCATGCACTCCACCGGGCGGCAGCGGTTTTCACGCTGTGATCGCGTTTGGCTGCGTCGAATGTACTCGACTTCAGGTCGTTGAACTTCGTGAAAGAGGTCTTTGCGCCACGTGTCAGTCTCTGGTCGGCCTGCTTCTGACAGTCTGCGGCTCGGGAAGTGGCGTCCTTCGACAGGCTCGCCAGTCGCCCCCTCATCTGTTTGACCACGCTCCTGTACTGCGGCGAGGACAGAAGCTCCGCAGGTGTGTGATATCCAAACCTACTGGCGACATTCGGCTCGACGACGCCGAAGTGGAGACGATTTCGCCAACTAGGGACACTTTTGGGTGACTTGACTAGCCCCCACTCATGTCCCTTCTCCCGCATACATGGGCGAACCAGAGCATCAGTGGCCGCATACGTCTTGATGATGTCATTGTCAGATAATTCGTAGGAATCGAAGGGGAAGACAATGCCCCTGGCCTCTGGGGTGGGTGCAGGTACGTCCGCCTCCGCCCCGCCGTCCGCTCCAGCTCCGCCGGAGCAGCCGGCTGCGAGCAGGCCCAGGGCTACGCATGAAATATATCCCCTACGCATGTTCATTCTTCCCTCATTTTTAAATGCCGCCTGGGGGGTGCCGCGCATGCGGCACCCCCCAGGCATGCAGTTTCCCTAGAATCCGTTCAGGGAGCTGGCCTTGTTCGCGAAGTTGTTGTTCTCGAAGTCGGAGTCCTCGCTGTGGGGCTTTAAGCCGTAGCTCTGGCCCTGGTAGTTCACATCCTGGTGTAAGTGGACCCAGTGGCCACACCTGTTCTTGGCGGCGTTGGCGTCGTCGTTCATGGCCGAACCGCTCGACCACTTATCTCCACTGAAGGTCT
This window contains:
- a CDS encoding peptidase inhibitor family I36 protein — protein: MRKLTLSLGLAAVCATSLVAIAPAATAAESGPQAAACFTLWDTNGFRDGSRAFSGNDKTFSGDKWSSGSAMNDDANAAKNRCGHWVHLHQDVNYQGQSYGLKPHSEDSDFENNNFANKASSLNGF